In Limanda limanda chromosome 21, fLimLim1.1, whole genome shotgun sequence, a genomic segment contains:
- the cdc42ep1a gene encoding cdc42 effector protein 1, with the protein MNLQEKLSGLKGLVSHSHSKRRFKSDLTVDMISPPLGDFRHTMHVGRGGDVFGDTTFLSNHGGSANSNNRDTDSISSPDNKIGAFFSRTLRQIRRGSDNRPREAAKDLSPPPPPVSPIIKNAISLPRLDVDMSNGSPTTKVLFPSSQSTPEERKSSYGLESGFVTLPRLSRSERQQPSISLPTSCSPNMHRGSLTDPTDAILSTCSATIVTSHAKPATSTSTAFSDSLPSLTSLDTFTFDLGPSLMSEVFGLIDGHSDEQGHAWEREEAGSAYGLTNEGSEMDSATISYVDSLLREECGGRKSPHAADWEEEETVVEENEVSLCVKVPDVVMESPEQVRLGLGMESERFQSATDMLARHYGVSHLKGQSGGEAADSEMMIISQHKKKMSYSYMDDEDEIKV; encoded by the exons ATGAATCTTCAGGAAAAGCTGTCGGGCCTGAAAGGTCTGGTCTCACACTCCCACAGCAAGCGCCGTTTCAAAAGTGACCTCACAGTGGACATGATCAGCCCTCCTCTGGGAGACTTCCGCCACACCATGCACGTGGGCCGTGGCGGCGACGTGTTCGGGGACACCACCTTCCTCAGCAACCACGGGGGGTCAGCCAACAGTAACAACAGGGACACGGATTCCATCTCCAGCCCTGACAACAAGATCGGAGCGTTCTTCTCCAGGACGCTCCGTCAAATCAGGAGGGGCTCGGACAACCGACCCAGAGAGGCAGCCAAGGACCTGTCTCCGCCGCCTCCTCCCGTTTCTCCCATCATCAAGAACGCCATCTCCCTTCCCAGGCTGGATGTGGATATGTCTAATGGGAGTCCCACCACCAAAGTGCTATTCCCCAGTTCTCAAAGTAcgccagaggagaggaaaagctCTTACG gTCTGGAGTCCGGCTTCGTCACTCTGCCTCGTCTCTCCCGCTCGGAGCGTCAGCAgccctccatctccctccccACCTCCTGCTCCCCCAACATGCACCGAGGCTCTCTGACCGACCCCACCGACGCCATCTTGTCCACCTGCTCTGCCACGATTGTGACCTCTCACGCCAAACCCGCCACGAGCACCAGCACCGCCTTCTCCGACTCGctcccctccctcacctccctgGACACCTTCACTTTTGACCTCGGCCCCTCCCTCATGAGCGAGGTGTTCGGCCTGATCGACGGCCACTCGGACGAGCAAGGCCACGCCTGGGAACGAGAGGAGGCGGGTTCAGCGTACGGGCTGACCAATGAGGGATCGGAGATGGACTCGGCCACTATCTCCTACGTGGACTCCCTGCTGAGGGAGGAGTGTGGCGGCAGGAAGAGCCCGCACGCGGCCgactgggaggaagaggaaactgtTGTGGAGGAGAACGAAGTCAGTCTTTGTGTTAAAGTGCCTGATGTGGTGATGGAGTCTCCTGAACAAGTCAGGTTGGGATTGGGGATGGAAAGTGAGCGGTTCCAGAGCGCTACGGATATGCTCGCACGCCATTATGGCGTCAGCCACTTAAAGGGACAGAGTGGGGGGGAGGCTGCTGACTCAGAGATGATGATCATCAGCCAGCACAAGAAGAAAATGTCTTACAGTTACATGGACGACGAGGATGAAATCAAAGTCTGA
- the sh3bp1 gene encoding SH3 domain-binding protein 1, whose product MLRQSLSILKQLSSAAKTQDATEQLHADLVLVEQRVEPAKKAAQVVHKKLQGCMQSQSGLDSEKRMKKLPLMLLSVSMAESLKDFDAESSIRRVLEMCCFMEKMLASMLADFEMKLEKEVLVPLNKLSEEDLPEILRNKKHFAKLTTDWNNAKNRSEASTGAQAKQEGLREEVEEARRKFESIKDQYSADLYHFATKEDDYANYFLRLLELQAEYHKDSHEFLDKNISELKENHSQNGPALGLSNQKVYGEPLLSHLSITDREIAVPIEECIHMLLRTGMREEGLFRLAAAASVVKRLKTGLEQGNVDHSEFTIDPHAVAGALKCYLRELPEPLLTFELYNDWFKAAGEKDLTEKLEQFKVLLRKLPPDNYNNLRYLVQFLSLLSEGEAVNKMTPRNIAIVLGPNLLWPRAEGEAALFDMASASSVQVVTVMEPLIQYCSSLFPEAISFEIPELPEFPDVTVPAPVCPSPVSEKEKLSRAVSSSSSTSSCSSYHLPLSKANSTTSQDSGAFFLMKSGSVSRSGSSTWSRPAAAPTAPTHKNTTSSVLSSIAPDPALASNTSTAGSTANAGQNRSPTQKQCTDQGQLESISEAPSHSPRASVKISSPYKPVRCFGTKKASEQVTVHFSKPKVPVPPPPTTVPARVEAGTKPTPAPRAQGANPKKPPPKKPGLKAPNCPPPLPPPSLAKQVPSVAQ is encoded by the exons ATGCTGCGACAGTCTCTGAGCATCCTGAAGCAGCTCAGCTCTGCAGCAAA GACACAAGATGCCACTGAACAACTACATGCGGACCTGGTACTG gTGGAGCAGCGGGTGGAACCAGCCAAAAAGGCGGCTCAGGTCGTTCATAAGAAGCTGCAGGGCTGCATGCAGAGTCAGTCCGGGCTGGACTCTGAGAAACGAATG AAAAAGCTCCCTCTGATGCTGCTGTCGGTCAGCATGGCAGAGAGCCTCAAAGACTTTGACGCAGAGTCCTCTATCAG gaggGTGTTGGAGATGTGCTGTTTCATGGAGAAGATGCTAGCCAGCATGCTAGCTGACTTTGAAATGAAACTGGAAAAAGAAGTCCTAGTGCCGCTCAACAAGCTCAGCGAG GAAGATTTACCAGAGATTCTCAGAAACAAGAAGCACTTTGCAAAGCTCACTACAGACTGGAACAACGCAAAAAACAG GAGTGAGGCTAGCACCGGCGCCCAGGCAAAGCAGGAAGGGCTtcgggaggaagtggaagaagCACGGAGGAAGTTTGAGAGCATCAAG gacCAGTACTCTGCAGATCTGTACCACTTTGCGACTAAAGAAGATGACTACGCCAACTACTTCCTTCGT CTTCTCGAACTGCAAGCAGAATACCACAAAGATTCACACGAGTTCCTGGACAAAAACATCAGCGAGCTCAAAGAGAATCACAGTCAAAATG GGCCAGCACTGGGCCTCTCCAATCAGAAAGTCTACGGGGAGCCTCTGCTGTCTCATCTGTCCATAACAGACAGAGAAATCGCCGTACCCATCGAGGAGTGTATTCACATGCTCCTGAGGACGGGCATGAGAGAGGAG GGCCTGTTTCGTTTGGCGGCGGCAGCCTCAGTGGTGAAGAGGCTGAAGACTGGCCTGGAGCAAGGGAACGTGGATCACAGCGAGTTCACAATTGACCCTCACGCTGTGGCCG GAGCTTTGAAGTGTTACCTTCGAGAACTGCCCGAGCCCCTATTGACATTTGAACTCTACAATGACTGGTTCAAAGCAGCTGG GGAAAAAGACTTGACAGAGAAACTGGAGCAGTTCAAAGTGTTGCTGAGGAAACTGCCACCTGACAACTACAACAACCTCAG gtaTCTGGtccagtttttgtctctgttgtcTGAGGGGGAGGCTGTGAACAAGATGACCCCCAGAAACATTGCCATCGTCCTGGGGCCCAACCTGCTCTGGCCCCGAGCTGAAGG TGAAGCTGCTCTGTTTGACATGGCGTCAGCTTCTTCAGTTCAGGTGGTCACAGTTATGGAGCCTCTTATTCAGTACTGCTCCAGCCTCTTCCCTGAAG CTATATCCTTTGAGATACCAGAACTCCCTGAGTTCCCAGATGTGACCGTTCCTGCTCCTGTTTGCCCGTCTCCGGTCTCAGAAAAGGAGAAACTGAGCAGAGCagtctcctcttcatccagtacctcctcctgctcatcctaTCACCTCCCACTCTCCAAGGCAAACAG CACAACCTCTCAGGACAGTGGCGCCTTCTTCCTGATGAAATCTGGCTCTGTGAGTCGCAGTGGCTCCTCCACATGGTCCCGCCCTGCAGCTGCACCAACGGCACCAACCCATAAAAACACCACGTCCAGTGTCTTATCATCAATTGCTCCCGACCCCGCTCTGGCTTCCAATACTTCCACTGCGGGATCAACGGCAAACGCTGGACAGAACAGGAGCCCCACCCAGAAGCAGTGCACGGATCAAGGCCAGCTGGAGTCGATTTCAGAGGCACCTTCACACTCTCCCAGAGCATCGGTGAAGATCTCCTCCCCGTACAAAC CGGTAAGATGCTTCGGCACCAAAAAAGCTAGCGAGCAGGTGACGGTTCACTTCTCCAAGCCGAAAGTCCCCGTGCCTCCACCCCCAACCACAGTCCCAGCGAGGGTGGAGGCTGGGACCAAGCCGACGCCGGCACCCCGAGCTCAGGGAGCCAACCCGAAAAAGCCTCCACCGAAAAAGCCTGGACTCAAAGCCCCAAACTgccctccacctcttcctccaccaTCACTGGCAAAACAAGTTCCCTCTGTAGCTCAGTGA